The following is a genomic window from Crossiella equi.
GAGCAAGCGCAACCTGGACCAGGCTGCTCGTCGACTTGCCTGTATCCGCGGTTGTGCTGGAGCGCGACCGTGGTCAGGCTGGCACCAAGTGCCCTAGACCACGGCGGAAGCTCGGCTTCGTGCCGCTCACCACGCCGGACCTCCGCAATGCGATCAGGTCGCTGCGATTGGTACCAAACGGATGATCGCGACCGTACCGAGGTGCTCACGAATCTCGGCAGGCTCCGCGTCTTTGGGGAATGGCCACATGTTGGGGCCGGACGTGCCGCGACGTTCCTCGTTGCGGCGGACGTTGCTCAGATAGGTCCGGATGACTGAAACTGCGCGCTCGTCCTCCAGCAGTTCCACCCGGAATGTCGTCCCGGGTTCCTGCTCGATCTGGCACTCGCCTGCAGCGAGCAGGTTGGCCGTCCAGTCCCTTTGGCGGTTCGGGGAACAGACGTAGCGCTCACCGTCCAGCTGCGTCACGGCGATGGGAGTGGTACGAGGGATTCCGGTGCGCCGCCCGGTCGCCTGCAGAACCCGGAGCACGTGGTCACCCTCCACATAGGACTGCACTTCGCCTGTGCGGATCTTCTCGATCATCATCGCGTTGCGTTCGCGCGGGGTCATCTGGTTGGTGGAGTGGTGGGACACCACGTCTCCGTTCTGTTCAGCGGGCAGGTAGTGCCTGCGCCACGGTGAGTAGGTGGCGTGCGTCGTCGTCGAGATTGCGGCTGTCCGACTGCGCTACCGCAGTTGCCGACGTGCTTGCGGGGACGCCGCTCGCCTGGGCGCGGAGGGCGGCGACCAGCTCTGCGGCCAGATCGCCCGGAGTGGGGCTGCTGGCGGCATCCGCGCTGCGTGAGGTCAGGTACGGGCTGATCTTGACCATCCCGTCCCGGATCTCGATGACACGGCGGCAGTATCGCATGTGGACGTTGCGCAGGCTGAGTAAGTCGCGCCACCGGCTAGGTGTTGTGCGGCTCAGCGAATCTTCCGGGTACGCCTCATGGAACATTGTCCACAAAGGACGAAGTTGATGATAGATGCGCCAGCGCTGATACCAGTTTCCAAGGGCCACAAGCCGAGTCGCGAAGCCGGGATAGCTGACACCGATGAGTAGCACGAAGATTCCGGCGATCACCAGGTTCACCCCGAGCTGGGTGACCGGAGCAGGGACAAGCCCGCCGCCGTACTGGACAATCACCAGTACACCACGCATGAGGCAAGCAAAGATCAACACGCTGAGGCCGCCAGCCACGATTCGCAGCCCGTGGCACAGTCTCCGGTTGGTGTCCTGGCTGGCGATGCGGTGGTAGCGCATCGTCCAGTACAAGGCGCCGATGTAGTACGTCGTCGTGAACGCCAGCTGACTGAGGAAGAACGTTGCGGCCCAAAAGTGCCGAGCGTTCGAGTTCTGAAGTAGCTCCACCCTGACGTCGGCCGGGATGCTGAAGGTCGCGATGATCAGGATCGCCGCGGTGGCAAACAAGGGAATGCTGAGCAGCAGAAGCTTGCGCCGTGCCTCCGAAAGGGAGGCGCTGGCGGCGATGATGAAGAAGGCCACCAGGAAGTAGCCGACGCCCAGAACGATGATGTTCTGAATCAGCTTGCCGACTCCAGGTGCTGTCCAGCTGTCGATCCAGGCCCGTGGTCGTGGCCAGGTCAGATGGGACTGGAGTAGAAAGCACGTGAGGCAGGCCACCACTGCGCGCAGAGTCCATTTGCGCGGCGCGCGAAACAACTTGTACAGAGCCCAAAGCAGCGCTCCGTAGAGCACCGCGGCCGTGATCGGGTTGGACAGCATCACAACCAGCCCGGGCGGTCGCCGAGACCTTCATTCAAGCGCTGCAGCCGATCGTCCCGAACAGGATCCGGGGCCAGGCTCGACTGCGACGTCCATTCGAGGAGGATTGTGGCAGCCAACTCGGCTTGCTGCTCTTCGGTCGAGTCGTAGTTCGTGCGGCGGAGAGAGCGCCGAATCATGTCCGGGTTGAGGCTCGGCATTGTCGAGTGCACGTACTCGGGATCCTCATCGTCAGGCTGATGGTTGTGAAGAATGTGTCCGATCTCGTGCAGGATGATGTGGTCCTGGTGCGGCCTACTCGTCTCGGCCTGGACGACGATGTAGTCGGCCTCCGCTGAGGAGAACCACATGCCATATGGCCCAGGCACCTTCAATGAGAACGGTACGACTCGGATCGGCCTTCCTCGGCGGTCTCCCAGGGCGGTGCACAGCTGTTGAACGCTCAAGGGGCGATCCACGCCAAGCTCGGCGAGCTCGCGCCGGAGCCATCGCCGATACTGCGCCTCTCTCACTTGGGTCCCCTCCCTGGCTCCCACGATCGGCGTTGTCGGCCACTAACTTTCGCCACGGTTGCCGCGCTCCAGGTTGTGGATCATGAGGGTTAGCTTGGCGATCTGTTCGCGGCCCTCTGGCGACAGCTCGGCGGCTCTAGAAGCGATGAGGCGGATTTCCGAGTCTTCAGTGATCTTCTTCAGCTCTTCTCTCTGTTGTGAGCGACGAGCTTCGAACTTCTCATTAAACTCAGCGGTGACTCTGTCGTCGGTGAAGTAGTCCAAGGGGACTCCGAACCATCGGGCTATGGCCTGAATATGGTCAAACCCGGGGTTTCTCTTCTTGTTCGATCGCAACTGCCACAAGTACGAGGACGAGATTGGTGTCCCCGCTTCGGTCAGCTCGCGCGCGACAAAATCGTTGCTGTATTCCCGTCCGTTGGCTTCGTTCCTGACCACCGCAAACAGATGGTTAAGTTTCGCCGCCAGCGAACCGAGCTGGCCAGCAGCCATGTTCTACCTCCGGCTTCGACTGAGGTCTCCAGGTTCACGCAGATCTCCACTGTCGTACATCACCAGATCGGGTGAAGTATTGACGTTGGTTCAGATGGCAACCGGTTGCGAAAGGCCAGCTTGATCGATCTGAATCGATTCAATCTGGTTGCTGGCGAGTTGGGCGAGAGGGCTGGTTTGGCGCGGTTTGGGGCTCCGCTGAGGCGCACGGTAGTCGTGGTGAAGGTGGCTCCCGTGGCCATGTTTCACGATCTGCGCACTATCGGGTGGTCACCCGAGTGCTCATTGAACATCTGGAGAGGTTGCCATACAGTCGCTGGCCATGGACTCTCGTCCATGTCGTGCCCGGGGGAAGTATTTACGTTGGTCCAACCAGGGTCTGATGGTGCTGGTCTGGCAAGTGCAGCTGGAAGCGCGGGCGGTCGCCGCCCACTGGTAGCGAGCACTTGAAGGGGAGGGGATGTGGCGGAGGGTGACCACGGTTACCGGACTGTGACGGCCGATGACCGAAGTGGAACGAGCTTTCATGAATGGTCGGTGAGGTGATTGACGATGGTTGATCACCCTCGCTGGGCAGAGATCGCGGAAAGGGTAAGGCTGCTTTCGGGTGATTGGGCCGTGCCGGTGCTTGCGGCCCTGTCCGAGGGGCCGCTTCGATACACCGAACTTCTGCAGGGTATTCGTGAAGCTGGCAAAGAGGCAGGGATTCCGCCAGGTGGACGAATCCTGCATTCAGGAACGCTCACCGCAACCCTGAAGACATTAGAGGGACGAGGTCTGATCAGCAGGGACGAGCGACGACGCGAAGTTCCTCCAGAAGTCGTGTATGAGCTAACCGACGCAGCATGGACGCTGATCCGCGCCTCAGGGTAGGAAACGAACATGAGGCCTTTGGATATCGGGGCACTCCTGTCGGAATCCCCCCGGCCTGATCGTGGACGTTGCAGTCGACGGAACGAGGCCTCGCGGGACTGGAAGGTTGGGCCCGCCCGCCGCTAGCGACGGGCGGGCCCGATCGTCGAGCGCTGCCCCCGGCTACAACTGGGGGATCGGCCCGGACTCGGCGTAGAGGGCGACCCGCTCCGGTGTTGAGGTAATACGGGTGAAGAGGGTGCGCACGTCCGCAGCTTGGAACTCGGTGATACGGGCACCGTCCTGGAGGGCAGCGGAGATCCCGATCATCTGGCTGCCCACCGAGTCTTCAGGGTCGAGGTGCAGCAGGACCCGGTCCTGCCTGCGGAAGACCGTCAGCGCCGCGCCGAGCACTCTGTGGTCGACGACGATCCGGTGGTTCAACGGCCGCGACATCGTCACGGCGTGCACCCCGGAGTAGACCTCGCCTGTGCCGCCCTCCGAAATGGACTCGTCGGTGACGTGCACAAGCAGCACCTGCTCGCCGTCCCGGTCGTAGAAGTCCAAGACCACGCGCGGCAACCGCAGCGCGCCAGTGGACTCCGTGCAGATCTGGCTGACCAGGCCACCCTCGCCGTCGACTTCGACCGAAACCGCGCTGGGGGCGGTGAACATGGTCCGGAGGAACCGGATCCGCTTGATCGTGCCCTCGGTGTTGGCCTTATTCAGCGGCAGGACGAACAGGTAGGGCACGGCCCGGAACAGCAGACCCAGCCGTTGTTCGCAGGCCGGGCCGGAGGGGAGTTCGTGGATCTCCATTGAGGCCCTGGTCTCCCCGGCCTTGTCCAAGACCTTGCCGATGCGGGCCACGGCCCTCCCGAAGAGCTGGCCGTAGGTCTCGGTCACCTCGATTCCCGCTGGCGCAACAGGCAGCGGGAAATCGCAGGCGGTGGCCTCGACGTCGGTGATGCGTGCCTCCAAACGCAACTGGGGGATCGGAGAGGATTCCAGGGTCAGCCACACCATCCGGGGACGGTCCCGTTCTTCGTGCTGGCGGACTTGTCCGACCAAGGTGGCGACTTGGTCGGCGCTCAGCAAGATCGAGACTATCGCCTCCTCGGACAAGGTGACCTCGGCCGGGGAGTTGCTCTCGTCGACGGCCAAGGCGGCTGCGCGGCGGCGACGGATGACGCGTCCGCTGGTCGTGCGGTAGGCGACTTCGATCCACCCCGCTGAGGGCTCGGCGGTGACCTGCAGGTCAGTGGCCGCGGGCGGACGTTTGGTGAGCAGGTCGGCCAGCGGGAGTGTGGCCACCCAGGCCTGACCAGGTTCGTGGATCTCGGCCGGGACCGCGATTTGGGCGAGCAGGTACTGCTCGGCAGGTGCGGCGCGGAGGGTGAAGTGGTCCTCCTCGGCGTGAACGTGCACGTAGCCTCCTCGGACTGGGCAACCCGGATCGATGATCTTGCGTCCGGCCATCACCTCCAGGTCACCGATGCAGCTGGCCAGGCGGGTCAGCTGGTCCGCGGTCAGGGTGAGTTTCATCGGGTCTCCTCGGTGGATCTCGTGCTGCGGGGCGAGGAGGTGTTCCCGGTTCGCCTGTGCGGCGACCGGGGTCGCCTCGCCAGGCAGGTGGTGGCAGAGCCGAGCAGCACGAGGCTGCTGGATCTCCGGCGCGGGCCCGTGCCCGTGCTGGCCGCAGAGGTAACGCGACTTGCCGAGGATGGCCGCCGTTGCGCTCGGCGGGCGTTACCTCCACGGGCATGTCGCACTCAGGGGCAGCCGAGGGGCTCATCGCCACGGGGATCCGCCACGCCCGCCGCACACTCGGCCTGACCCAGCGTGGCCTGGCCCGGCGCAGCGGCCTGGGCCGAGGCACCATCCGCGCCGCTGAGAACCCACCACCGCGGTGGTCGCCGTCCACAAGGGTGGCCTTAGTGCTCATCACCACGCTGGAGCTGCCCGTCGAGGTCGCCCAGGCTCTGCTCGCCCTGGCCCGCCCGGCCCCGTCTCCGGCCGCCTACGCCCGCCTGGCCATGGGGCTCACCCAAGCCCAAGCAGCAGCCGCGGTGGGCATCGCGCAGTCCACCTACCACCGCTACGAGCGCGGCCAGCGCACCCCACCACCAGTCGTCGCGGCGCGAATCACCGCCCTGCTGGGCGGGCCGCCGCCGCAGCCCGCAGCGCGGGGGAGCGGGCCGGTGCCACGCGGACCGAACACTGCCTCGCCCACCCGGGACCGCCTGAACGCGGAAGGAGCCCGCCATGCCGAAGCTGCCGGTCCGGCACACCCCGGCCCGCACGATCGTCCTGGGTAGCTGGGCGACGGCCGCAGCCTGCGCCGACGGACGACGCCCGCCGGACCTGCACCCAGACGACTGGCAGCCCGACGTGCCCGGCGCCCACACCGAACGGGCCCGCGAGGTCTGCCGGGGGTGCCCGGTGCGCGGCCAGTGCCTGCGTCACGCCCTGCATGCGCGCGAACCCGCCGGCATCTGGGCCGGGCTCGACCACGCTCAGCGCCAACCCCGGCGTGCCCGCGTTACCAGAACCCCCGCAACCCGGACTCCGCCGAGGACAGGAGCGTCCATGCTCACCACCACGACGGCACACCCGGCACCCCGGCGGGCGCTGCTGATCGACCTGGACTCGATGGTCCGGGACGACGGAACCTGGCTCACCCAGCAACAGCTGCGCGCCCGCCTGGAGGACGTCTTGGCTCAGGCCGTGCCGGTCAACCACCTGCTCGCGGCGGGCCGCCGGGAGACCGTGGCTCGCTACATCGAGCCCATCAGCGTCTTGCACCTGCCCGTCAAGCTCGCCCCGAGCGTGACCGGCGGGGTCGCCGAGGCTCTGCTGGAGCGTGGACGGCACCTGCTCGATGTCGGCTACACCGAGCTGTTCCTGGCCAGCGGCCACCACCAGCTCGCCCCGCTGTGCCAGCATCCCGGCCTGGCGCGCAGCGTGGTGTGCACCCAGGAACACGGGTTGTCCTGGCAGCTGCGCACCACCGCGACCGAGGTCATCCTGCTGCCACCACAAGTGATCACCGCCTGACCCGTGTAGCCCCGGGGCAAGCGAGTTCACCGGGCCGCTGGATCCGCCCACGTAGGGCAGTCCGAACGGCGCCTCGTTGTCCGAAGTCGTCTGCACGGATGTCTGAACTCCTGTGTACGCGAGATCGCTGCTCAACCGGCGTGTGACTGAGCGCTTCGTCTGGCGGCTGAGCTGTCGACTCGGCGGGGTGAGTGCTTCGCCGGTCAGCGCGCTCATCGGGCTTCGCTCGTCGCGCGTGTTGCCCGCCCCCGGTGTGCCATGCGTGGCATTCGTGCACGGCAGAGCACTGCGCGGTGAACACTTCAGGTGACGAGTCCCGCCAGGTGAGGCGCTCAGTCACACGGCGACATCTACGTGACCTGTTCGGGTAACGCACAGCCGCTCGGGCACGGTCCACCACTGGTCCGGGCGGTCGACGACCGCAGCGGTCAGTCCGTCTTCCAGGACGCGGGCGAAACGCAGCAGGAACGTGGCGATCCCCGCCGCGCCCTGCATCCACACCGTGCGCGGCGGCAGCAGCGGCGGGTCCTGCCGATGCTCCACAAACCGCCAGCGCACCCCCGCGCCGTCGCGAATCGCGCGCTCGACCAGGGCATCAGCCATCGTCTCGGCGCCGCGCAACAGCAGCGCCGCGTACGGTTCGTCCGTGGTGTCCTGGGCGGCGTCGAGCAGGATGTCGCCGACGCCCGCGGTGCCGCAACAACGCCCGTCGTTGTCCCAGAAGCCGGGGCGCAGCCGGCGCGGGACACCAGAGGTCAGGACCGAGTGAAGGCAGCGCCGACGCAACTCGCCGACCTCGAAGCCGCCGACCTGCTCGACCCCGGCGCGGGCCAGTGCGGCGAACAGCTGAGAAGTACCGGCCGGGCCGTGGCACCAGTTGTAGGTCACCGGCTCCACCTCACGCTGCGACCGCGGGATGGTGTGCTCGACGATGAACCCACCATCCTCAAGCGAGCCGATGCCTAGCAGGTGCTCGGCGCCCCGCCGCGCGGCGGCAACGAAGTCGGCCCGGTCCAGGACATGCCCAGCCACGGCCAGTGTCGCGGCCACGCCGGCGGTGCCGTGCGAGAAGTTGGGGGTGCTCGACCGATAACCAGGCCACATCCGCCAGTCCAGGCCGGTCTCGGTCGGTTCAGCCACCTGCAGGAGCGCCTCGCCCCCGGTCGTGATAATCCCGGCGGAGGCCTCGCCCCCGGCCCAGGCGGCGGCGAGCACCACCCCGGCGCTGCCGGAGATGATGTCGGTCGCCGGGCCGTTGGACTCCGCTGAGGTGCTCGGCACCGGTTCCCAGCCGGTGGGCGTGCGCAACTCGGCCAGCCGCTCCATCGCCACCCGCTCCCGCCCGGGAGCCAGCAACCGCAACGCGGTCACGTCACCGGCGAGGCCGTCATACAGTGAGGCGTCGACGCGGACCGTGGCCGACGCCCGGCCCAGCCGGTCGATGATGCCCGCCGCCAATGCCGTCTCGTCGCCGTTCAGCTCACGGTGACAGGCGAGTTCGCCGAGCACGGGAGCCAGTCCGGCGATGCCCGCGTAGAACGAGTCACGGTCCTCGGCCGGCCGTGGTGGCTCGTCGCTGACCACCTCGGGCAGCCACGGCCCGTCGTCGTGCTGGACGTGGCCCAGTACCCAAGACCAACCGGCCTCTCCCAACTCTCGATACCTCGATGTACCAGACACGCCATCACCATAATGACGATCATCGCCGAGTCCGCGCTGGAGCGCGCCGGTGTCGGCGAGCTCGCGAACTGCGCACGGCCTGGGGACCGGATCACCGTCTCCGAGGTGTACCGGCTCTGCCGCGACCTGGCCGACATCCTCGCCGTCCGCGACTGGTGCGGTGCGCGCGAGGTGAAGCTGCGGGTGTTGTCCGGGTCTTGGTCGGGCATCGTGGACCTGACCGCGGCCTGGCGCGCGGGCAGCACGTCCGGCCGCCGTCCGCGCCTGGCCGAGCTCGGCGTCGTGGAGCAGGTGCGCGCGGACTTCCGGGCCGGGGCGAGCATCACCGCGCTGGCCCGGAAGCACCGGGTGAGCCGGGGCGCGGTGCGCACCTGCTGGCCCAGCACCGCCTGGGCGAGGACGAGCGGCTGGTACTGGAGCAAGGGCGCGATCGCTCTCCCGGACAAGCCAGCTCGACCAGCGCGCTGCCGAAGTCGGGGACCAGCCCGGCTCCCACCCAGGGCGCGCGCCGGTGCGCGATCGTGGTGGGTGTGCCCCGTTCCCGTGTCGAGCTTGTGGGCGAATTTCGTTGGCGCAACCGGCCACACTGGACGTCATGCACGACCATCACAGTTCAGGCACCGCCTTGGGGGACTCGCTGGTCACCCGACTGGTTGACCTCGCCTCGACCGAGCCGAAGGTCTGGCCGAACGAGCGCTCCGAGGCCTACACGGCGCTCGACCAGCACGCGCACACGGTGGTGTCCGACCCCGCCGGGGCAGCCTGGCTGTCCTCCCTGGCGGCCCACCCGGAGAACCTGGTCCGCGACATCGCGGTCAAAGCCCTCGGCAGCGGCCGCGATCCCGCCCACCAGCCCATCCTCGTGCAGGCCTTGTCCGACCCCGCCATCAACGTCGTGTACGCCGCCCTGGAAGGTCTCACCCCGCAGTCCTCAGACGAGGTGTTCGACCTGCTGGTCACGCTGCTGAACGAGACGGACCGTGGCCGGGT
Proteins encoded in this region:
- a CDS encoding nitroreductase/quinone reductase family protein, with amino-acid sequence MSHHSTNQMTPRERNAMMIEKIRTGEVQSYVEGDHVLRVLQATGRRTGIPRTTPIAVTQLDGERYVCSPNRQRDWTANLLAAGECQIEQEPGTTFRVELLEDERAVSVIRTYLSNVRRNEERRGTSGPNMWPFPKDAEPAEIREHLGTVAIIRLVPIAAT
- a CDS encoding MAB_1171c family putative transporter; the protein is MLSNPITAAVLYGALLWALYKLFRAPRKWTLRAVVACLTCFLLQSHLTWPRPRAWIDSWTAPGVGKLIQNIIVLGVGYFLVAFFIIAASASLSEARRKLLLLSIPLFATAAILIIATFSIPADVRVELLQNSNARHFWAATFFLSQLAFTTTYYIGALYWTMRYHRIASQDTNRRLCHGLRIVAGGLSVLIFACLMRGVLVIVQYGGGLVPAPVTQLGVNLVIAGIFVLLIGVSYPGFATRLVALGNWYQRWRIYHQLRPLWTMFHEAYPEDSLSRTTPSRWRDLLSLRNVHMRYCRRVIEIRDGMVKISPYLTSRSADAASSPTPGDLAAELVAALRAQASGVPASTSATAVAQSDSRNLDDDARHLLTVAQALPAR
- a CDS encoding ImmA/IrrE family metallo-endopeptidase → MREAQYRRWLRRELAELGVDRPLSVQQLCTALGDRRGRPIRVVPFSLKVPGPYGMWFSSAEADYIVVQAETSRPHQDHIILHEIGHILHNHQPDDEDPEYVHSTMPSLNPDMIRRSLRRTNYDSTEEQQAELAATILLEWTSQSSLAPDPVRDDRLQRLNEGLGDRPGWL
- a CDS encoding XRE family transcriptional regulator; translated protein: MAAGQLGSLAAKLNHLFAVVRNEANGREYSNDFVARELTEAGTPISSSYLWQLRSNKKRNPGFDHIQAIARWFGVPLDYFTDDRVTAEFNEKFEARRSQQREELKKITEDSEIRLIASRAAELSPEGREQIAKLTLMIHNLERGNRGES
- a CDS encoding winged helix-turn-helix transcriptional regulator is translated as MVDHPRWAEIAERVRLLSGDWAVPVLAALSEGPLRYTELLQGIREAGKEAGIPPGGRILHSGTLTATLKTLEGRGLISRDERRREVPPEVVYELTDAAWTLIRASG
- a CDS encoding helix-turn-helix domain-containing protein; translated protein: MSHSGAAEGLIATGIRHARRTLGLTQRGLARRSGLGRGTIRAAENPPPRWSPSTRVALVLITTLELPVEVAQALLALARPAPSPAAYARLAMGLTQAQAAAAVGIAQSTYHRYERGQRTPPPVVAARITALLGGPPPQPAARGSGPVPRGPNTASPTRDRLNAEGARHAEAAGPAHPGPHDRPG
- a CDS encoding lanthionine synthetase LanC family protein; translated protein: MVSDEPPRPAEDRDSFYAGIAGLAPVLGELACHRELNGDETALAAGIIDRLGRASATVRVDASLYDGLAGDVTALRLLAPGRERVAMERLAELRTPTGWEPVPSTSAESNGPATDIISGSAGVVLAAAWAGGEASAGIITTGGEALLQVAEPTETGLDWRMWPGYRSSTPNFSHGTAGVAATLAVAGHVLDRADFVAAARRGAEHLLGIGSLEDGGFIVEHTIPRSQREVEPVTYNWCHGPAGTSQLFAALARAGVEQVGGFEVGELRRRCLHSVLTSGVPRRLRPGFWDNDGRCCGTAGVGDILLDAAQDTTDEPYAALLLRGAETMADALVERAIRDGAGVRWRFVEHRQDPPLLPPRTVWMQGAAGIATFLLRFARVLEDGLTAAVVDRPDQWWTVPERLCVTRTGHVDVAV
- a CDS encoding recombinase family protein, whose translation is MTIIAESALERAGVGELANCARPGDRITVSEVYRLCRDLADILAVRDWCGAREVKLRVLSGSWSGIVDLTAAWRAGSTSGRRPRLAELGVVEQVRADFRAGASITALARKHRVSRGAVRTCWPSTAWARTSGWYWSKGAIALPDKPARPARCRSRGPARLPPRARAGARSWWVCPVPVSSLWANFVGATGHTGRHARPSQFRHRLGGLAGHPTG